The genome window TGGTTTCGACGGTATGTATGGAATCGGCGATCGCGATATCGACGGTTTGGGTGAAGCCGACGCCGACTCGTGGCATGTCCGCGGCGGTGTTGCGTATGACTTTGCCGAATATGCGCCGGTTATCGTGACCGTAGACCTGAACTTTGAAAACCGCGAACTCGACGGCGCTGGCCAAGACCTCGAAGACGACTTGTTTGGCGTTCACTTTGGCGCTGAATATGAAGTCTACGAGAACCTGTTCTTGCGCGCTGGTTATCAGTGGGAAGACATCGACTATCAAGACGCTGTCAACGCCATTGATGAAGAAGTTGATTTAAGCGGCTTCTCGGGTGGTCTGGGTTATGAGTGGAACCAAGTTTCGCTTGACTATGGCGTGATGTACATCGACACGGGCGGAGAAGGCGACTTGATGCACGTGTTCGGCGTTGGTTACCGCTTCTAAGTTTTCTGAATTGATCCATCTAAACGGCCCGCAATCGCGGGCCGTTTTTCGTTTCACTAAAACACGTTCTTCCTCAAATTTCACTTCCTAGATTGCGCTCAGCAACTATAATTTTAGTTAAGATTATGTGAGGCGTTTTAATTGATGAATTTAAAATTTAATCTTTCAGAATTTTCGGGGCAGGCGCCCGTTTTCCCGCTCCCGCATGTTATACAGTTTCCTCAAACCATGCTGCCGCTTCATATTTTTGAAGAACGCTATCAGGCAATGCTGGAGGCTGCGCTTGACGGTGAAAAAATGATTGCAATGGGCGTGTTAAAACCCGGTTGGGAAGAAAATTACAGCGGCAACCCCGATATTTATGCGACTGTTTGCCTCGGAACCATCATACAGCATGAGCCGTATGAAGACGGTCGCAGCAATATCATTCTTTATGGACTCAGCCGCGCGCGCATTCAGAAAATTATTACGCCCCGCCCATTTCGAACCGCAAAAATACAATTGCTTGAAGATCAATATGATGGTCTCAATGTCGCGGCGATTGAGGCGTTGCAAAAACGCATCCTCGAATTGTACGGCGAGTATGTGATTGAGTTTGCCGACAACGGGGTTAAGTATCCTACTTTATCTGACGGCGAGTTTACGCTTGGCGCGTTAGCGGATGCGGTTTCCGCCGTGTTAGGGCTTTCGCCGGAAGACATGGTGTATTTACTGGAAGAGTTGCGCGTCGAAATGAGAGCGCAGTATCTCATTCGCCGCTTACAAGAGAAAATGAAAACCCATTTTTCTCCTCCGTATAAACCGCTCGCTACTGACCACATCCTTCCCAATTTCAAACAAATCCACTTAAATTAACCGCTGCACAAATAATTGTCCGTTTGTTTTCCTGAGTTCAATATGATTGAAGTGGTAAATGCCGGAAAGCAGTATCGTTTGTACGACCGTCCCGTTTACCGGGCGATTGAAGCCGTTGGGCTGCGGCGGAAATTGCACCGTGAATTCTGGGCGCTGCGCAATGTCTATCTTTCCATCGACCAAGGCGCATGTTTTGGCGTCGTGGGCCGCAACGGCGCGGGGAAATCCACGCTGCTCAAACTCATTTCAGGAATCACCAAAGCGACTGAAGGCTCCGTGACGGTTCACGGTTCCGTCTCTTCGATTCTTGAATTGGGCGCCGGGTTTCATCACGGGTTCACCGGGCGAGATAACGTATTTCTCAATTGCGCGTTACAGGGTTATACGCGCCAGGAGGCCGAGCGCCTTCTACCTCAAATTGTCGAATTCGCCGAATTAGGCGATTTTATTGACCAACAGGTACGTACCTATTCAACGGGCATGGTTTTGCGCTTAGCGTTTGCGGTGGCCACCAGCGTAAATCCCGATATCTTGATAATTGATGAAGCGTTGGCGGTTGGCGATGAGCGTTTTCGCGCGAAGTGTATGCAGCGCATTCAGGAATTTAAATCAAACGGCAAGACGATTTTGTTTGTCTCGCATGACCTCGCAACCGTTCGTCACCTTTGTTCGCACGTTGCGCTTTTGAATGAAGGCCAACTGGTCGCGACTGGACGCCCCGAAGAAGTGCTCGATCAATATTTGGAACTCGCGCACAAAGACCAGGTGCGCGAAACCGATGCGCCCCGGGGCGCGTTTGGGCGGCCGCGTTGGGGTTCGGGTGAAATTCAGTTTGAAACGGTTGCTGTTTCATCTGTGGACGGCGTAGCGGGTTCCGTCTTTGATACGAACCGGGCGTTCAGCGTCCAAATGGATTACGTGGTTAAAACGCCGATTGAAGACGCGGTGTTTGGCTGCCAGTTTTATCGCTCTGATGGTACCTACTTAAACGGTTCCAATCACTTTTGGCATGACCAGCCGCAGTCGTTCTCGTTTCAGCAGGCGGGCGAGCAGGGGTCGGTAATTTGCCAGATACCCTGTTTGCCGTTGCTGCCGGGTGATTACTACCTCTCGGTTTGCTGCTATAGTCTACGCGACGGCGTCCCTCAGGCGATTGACCATTGGGAGCGCGCCCATGAATTCACCATCAGCGAGCGCGTTTCCGATCAACACGGCGTGATCGCATTTGAGACAAATTGGACGCTCAATCGTTGATAGTTGTGAGAATATTTTACGCAAAGCGCTGACAAAAAATATAATGGCTAAAACGAAGGCTCGAAAACCAAACCAACCGACCCAACCCACGCATCCCTTAGACCGTCTGTATAACAAGGGATATTTTCATGGCGAAACCAGCGGCTACGGCAAAGAAGGCTACGCCGAAGAACGCCCCGACCGTTCCGCGTTAATTCAAGCCGTCAAACAATACGTTCGCGATTCGGCGCGATGGCTGGATGTCGGGTGCGCGTATGGATTTCAGATCGAAGAAGCCGCCAAGGCGGGGTTCGACGCGTGCGGCGTTGACATTAGTTCGTATGCGTTAGGGCAGTATAAAAACGGCGCGAAAAGCGCCGCGCAAGCGGTGGCGGAACAGTTGCCGTATGTGAACGGGTCGGTTGATGTGGTTTCGGCGTTTGATTTGGTCGAACACCTCCATGACCCGGCAGCGTTTATTGATGAGGCCGAACGGGTGTTGTCCACCAGCGGTGTTTTGTTGATCGCGACGCCCGATCCCATTTATTTTAAACGGCCTGAACCGACGCATG of Candidatus Hinthialibacter antarcticus contains these proteins:
- a CDS encoding LON peptidase substrate-binding domain-containing protein — protein: MNLKFNLSEFSGQAPVFPLPHVIQFPQTMLPLHIFEERYQAMLEAALDGEKMIAMGVLKPGWEENYSGNPDIYATVCLGTIIQHEPYEDGRSNIILYGLSRARIQKIITPRPFRTAKIQLLEDQYDGLNVAAIEALQKRILELYGEYVIEFADNGVKYPTLSDGEFTLGALADAVSAVLGLSPEDMVYLLEELRVEMRAQYLIRRLQEKMKTHFSPPYKPLATDHILPNFKQIHLN
- a CDS encoding ABC transporter ATP-binding protein; amino-acid sequence: MIEVVNAGKQYRLYDRPVYRAIEAVGLRRKLHREFWALRNVYLSIDQGACFGVVGRNGAGKSTLLKLISGITKATEGSVTVHGSVSSILELGAGFHHGFTGRDNVFLNCALQGYTRQEAERLLPQIVEFAELGDFIDQQVRTYSTGMVLRLAFAVATSVNPDILIIDEALAVGDERFRAKCMQRIQEFKSNGKTILFVSHDLATVRHLCSHVALLNEGQLVATGRPEEVLDQYLELAHKDQVRETDAPRGAFGRPRWGSGEIQFETVAVSSVDGVAGSVFDTNRAFSVQMDYVVKTPIEDAVFGCQFYRSDGTYLNGSNHFWHDQPQSFSFQQAGEQGSVICQIPCLPLLPGDYYLSVCCYSLRDGVPQAIDHWERAHEFTISERVSDQHGVIAFETNWTLNR